The sequence ACCATGTCCGCGACCTGGTACTCCTCGGCGCAGGTCCGGTCAGCGCCGCAGCCGCCGTAGTCCCCGATCACGGCGAAGACCAGGCGATCCTGGGGCGGCTGGTTCGCATCGACCGGCGGGGTGATCCGCTGAAGCTCGCCACCGGCCGCGCCCACCGCGGTGGAGAGCCCCGCCGACAAGATCAGCGCAGCGACCGATGCCATGGTGATGCCGAGTTTTCGTCTGACTAGCACGCCCAACTCCTTGCGGGTGTCGCGATCAACGACGCCGGAGGCTAGGCGTTTGCGGTGATGGCCCGATGAACCCGAACCCAACGGGGCCGGGCCGGCCCCTGACCAGGCAGATCGAGTGGCCAACTCGCCGTAGCGTCTGGTGTGCTGGTGCCGTAGCAGGTCACGGTGCACGGGCGCGTGGCTGAGCGAGAAGGATGGTGGGGCGGTGCGGACCAACCGACTGGAGGCGTTCAGTGACGGCGTGCTCGCCATCATCATCACGATCATGGTGCTGGAGCTGAAGGTCCCGGCCGGCCACCACCTCTCCGACCTCGTCCACACGACCGGCGTCGGGCTGCTGACCTACCTCCTCAGCTTCGTATATGTCGGTATCTACTGGAACAACCACCACCACATGTTCCAATTGGTACGGCAGGTCAGCGGCGGAGTGCTCTGGGCGAACCTGGCGCTGCTGTTCTGCCTGTCGCTGTTCCCGTTCACCACGGGCTGGGTCGACGATTCACGATTCGAACGAACCCCGGTCGTCATCTACGGCCTGAACCTGCTCAGCGCGGCCATCGCCTACTTCGTGCTCCAAGGGGTGATCATCCGGCAGCAGGGGCCGGAGTCGGCACTGCGGCAGGCCATCGGCGCCGACATCAAGGGCAAGGTCTCCCCCGTCCTCTACATCGCCGGGATCCTCAGCGCCCTGCTGATCGAGGGGCCGGTCGGAGTTGGACTCGCCGAAGCGTGCTTCGTCGTCGTGGCGATCATGTGGGTCGTCCCCGACCGCCGCATCGACCGGGTGATCCGCCAGCACGGGACAGAGTTTGACGTCCCTCACTAGGCTGACGGCCAGCGCGGGTCGCGTTCCCGACCCATCTCACTCCTCTCACACCCGAGGAAGCATGAGTAGATCGATGCTGCGCCGGTTCGGCGCACTGCTGCTGGGCGCCACCCTGGCCCTCACCGGGCTGGCCACGCCGGCCCAGGCGGCAGACACAGGCTCCATCACCGGGCAGCTGACCGACGGCGGAGTCCCGGTCAGCGGCGGCTACGTCGACCTGATCGGCGACGACGTATACCACTACGATCTCGCCTCGCTCGACGACCAGGGCCGTTACGCGTTCGACGCGGTCCCCCCGGGCCGGTACCGGCTGAGCTTCTCGGCCTGGGGTCACCCGACGCAGTTCGCCTACGGCAAGACCGACTGGCAGACGGCAAATCTCATCACCGTGACGGCCGGGGGCACGACGGTAGTCAATGAGGAACTGCTGCCACTCGGCACCATCACCGGGCGGCTGGTCGACCGCAACGGCGCCCCGGTACCGTCCGTGTCCGTCAGCGCCGAGGCCGTCGACTACAGCAGCTTCGGCTACGGCAGCACGGGTCCGGACGGCCACTTCTTCATCCAGGTCTGGCCGGGCAGCTACCAGGTACGGTTCGACGTCGGCGGGTTCGAGCAGTTCGCGTACGGCACGCTGGACCGCGGCGCCGCGACGGTCTTCGCGGTCACGGCGGGCGACACGGTGACGGTCAACGACACCCTGCTTCCCAGCGGCGCCGTGGCAGGCCGTTTCACCGACGCATCCGGTGCGCCGCTGTCCGGCGTGGACGTCCATGTCAGCAACGGCCCATTTTTCGCCAACACCTATACCGACGAGTACGGCCGCTACCGGCTCGACCAGGTGCCCGTGGGCACCGGCTACACGGTCCAGTTCTCCAGTCCGTGGCGGCTTGTCCAGCAGTACGCCTACGGCACGGTGGACCAGTCGGCGGCGGCCCGGTTCGCTGTCACGGAGGGCAAGACCACCACGGTCGACGACCGGAAGCTGCCGACGGGCAGCGTCCGCCTCACCGCGGTGGATTCGCGTACGGGCCAGCCGATCCTGAACTTCGCCTCCAGCATTGGCATCGACGCCCGTGATGCAAACAACGGCGAGGTCATCTACCCGGCCGTCCCCATCGGCACCCACAAGATCTGGGCCCACGCCTCGGGCTACTCCTTCGACGGGGCTTCGGTGACGGTGGTGGCCGGCGAGCAGGCCGACGTCAGGCTGGTCATGGAGCCGCTCGCCCGCGTCACCGCCACGGTCGTGGACGCCAAGACCGGCGCTCCGCTGCCCAACGTGTGCATCGTTCCGGTGCGAGTCGACGAGGTCCGGATGTCGGACGGCTGTAACGCGCTCAGCGAGGCGGACGGCACGATCACCCAGATGCTCCCGAAGGGTGCGGGCACCTACCAGCTGCTGGCCTGGCCGGCCGAGGCCGAAGGGTACGGCGCCCAGTGGGTCGGTCCGCGCGGCGGCACCGGCGACCTGCGGAAGGCCACGCAGTTCACGGTGGAGGCCGCCGGCACGATCACGCCACCGGTCATCCGGCTGGATCGCGCGGGTGTCATCACCGGTCAGGTCTTCGGGCCGGACGGTGCCATGCTGTCCCAAGGAGCCGTCCGGATCGCCGGCGAGCCCGTCGGCCAGGGCGGCCGCCTCGGCGCCTTCGCCATCGGCGACAAGGGTCGCTACCGGATCGACAAGCTCGGCCCGTACGAGTGGCCGCTCCTGTTCGAGGTGCCCGGGCAGGCCCCGCAGTGGAGCGGCGGCGAGGCCAACCGCGACCGAGCCGACCGGGTCACGGTCGTCGCGGGCGGCACCACCACCTACGACTACCGGCTCGACGCCGGGGTCACCGTGACCGTTGCGAGCACCACGCCGTTCAACGGGTTCGTGGCCGCCCGCAACACCGACACCGGTGACATCGTCGGTACGTGGTGGATCTCCGAGCCGAACGTCGGCGTCGCCAGGCAGCTCATCGGCCAGCAGCACATCCGGTTCGAGTACTACCCAAGCGAGGGCGGTCGCAGGTTCGTCGGCGGCGAGGACTTCGCCTCGGCGGCCAAATACAAGATCCACAAGCACAAGGACGGGGCGTTCGAGCTCACGCTCGGCTGATCACGTCGACGAAGGCCGGGCACGCTCGCCGTGTCCGGCCTTCGCGTGTCCTGGCGTGTCAGTGGAGGAAGTCGGTGATGAGAGCGGCGAGTTCACGCGGACGTTCCGCGACCATCGCGTGGCTGGCGCCGGCGAGGTGCAGCACCCGCAGCGACGGATTGTCCAGCGCGGCGAGGCGCTCCGCGTTGGCTCGGCGGTAGGCGTCGTACAACTCGTGGAACGCCTGCTGCTCGGGCAGGTCCTCGGTGGCGAGGACGAGCAGCAGTGGACAGCGGACGTCCCGGTAGGCGGGGATCAGGTCGAGCGACTCCATCGCCTCCCGCAGCTGCCCGGTCAGCTCCGCGCCGGGGCGCAACCGGCGACGGCCGTCGTCGCACGGCGCCAGGTTGCGCTCGAAGGCCGCCACCCAGTCCTCCGGCGCGGCGCCGTACCGCTCGGCCATCGCCCGCTGCCCGGCCAGCGCAGCGGCCAACTGGTCGGCGCTGAGCGGCTCGGCCAGCATCGCGGCCATCCCGTCGAAGGTGGCCCGCAGCTTGGCGAGCTCCGTCGCCGCCTGCTCCGGGTCCATCCCGGCGAGCTGCTCCGGGCGGCCCAGCGTCGGGTTGCCGTCCAGGCTGACGGCGCCGGGGCACTCCGGATGGCGCTGCGCCCAGAGCGTCGCCAACATCCCGCCGAGGGAGACACCGACCAACGCGGGACGGTCGAGGCCGAGGCCGTCGGCGACGGCGGCCAGATCGTCCAGCACCTCGTCCCACCGCCACGGGCCGTCGCCGGATCGCCCGTGCCCCCGCAGGTCGACGGTGACCACCCGGTGCGCCGGCCGCAACTGCTCGGCCAGGGTGGCCATCTGGGCCAGGTTGCCCCCGGCGCCGTGCAGGAGCAGCAGCGGACGTCCAGACCCGCCGAAGTCGCGGTAGGCGATCGACACGGCGCCGGAGCTGATGAAGGTGTCAGGCACGTCGGGTTCCCTCCT comes from Micromonospora viridifaciens and encodes:
- a CDS encoding alpha/beta fold hydrolase produces the protein MPDTFISSGAVSIAYRDFGGSGRPLLLLHGAGGNLAQMATLAEQLRPAHRVVTVDLRGHGRSGDGPWRWDEVLDDLAAVADGLGLDRPALVGVSLGGMLATLWAQRHPECPGAVSLDGNPTLGRPEQLAGMDPEQAATELAKLRATFDGMAAMLAEPLSADQLAAALAGQRAMAERYGAAPEDWVAAFERNLAPCDDGRRRLRPGAELTGQLREAMESLDLIPAYRDVRCPLLLVLATEDLPEQQAFHELYDAYRRANAERLAALDNPSLRVLHLAGASHAMVAERPRELAALITDFLH
- a CDS encoding TMEM175 family protein, which codes for MRTNRLEAFSDGVLAIIITIMVLELKVPAGHHLSDLVHTTGVGLLTYLLSFVYVGIYWNNHHHMFQLVRQVSGGVLWANLALLFCLSLFPFTTGWVDDSRFERTPVVIYGLNLLSAAIAYFVLQGVIIRQQGPESALRQAIGADIKGKVSPVLYIAGILSALLIEGPVGVGLAEACFVVVAIMWVVPDRRIDRVIRQHGTEFDVPH
- a CDS encoding carboxypeptidase-like regulatory domain-containing protein — protein: MTSLTRLTASAGRVPDPSHSSHTRGSMSRSMLRRFGALLLGATLALTGLATPAQAADTGSITGQLTDGGVPVSGGYVDLIGDDVYHYDLASLDDQGRYAFDAVPPGRYRLSFSAWGHPTQFAYGKTDWQTANLITVTAGGTTVVNEELLPLGTITGRLVDRNGAPVPSVSVSAEAVDYSSFGYGSTGPDGHFFIQVWPGSYQVRFDVGGFEQFAYGTLDRGAATVFAVTAGDTVTVNDTLLPSGAVAGRFTDASGAPLSGVDVHVSNGPFFANTYTDEYGRYRLDQVPVGTGYTVQFSSPWRLVQQYAYGTVDQSAAARFAVTEGKTTTVDDRKLPTGSVRLTAVDSRTGQPILNFASSIGIDARDANNGEVIYPAVPIGTHKIWAHASGYSFDGASVTVVAGEQADVRLVMEPLARVTATVVDAKTGAPLPNVCIVPVRVDEVRMSDGCNALSEADGTITQMLPKGAGTYQLLAWPAEAEGYGAQWVGPRGGTGDLRKATQFTVEAAGTITPPVIRLDRAGVITGQVFGPDGAMLSQGAVRIAGEPVGQGGRLGAFAIGDKGRYRIDKLGPYEWPLLFEVPGQAPQWSGGEANRDRADRVTVVAGGTTTYDYRLDAGVTVTVASTTPFNGFVAARNTDTGDIVGTWWISEPNVGVARQLIGQQHIRFEYYPSEGGRRFVGGEDFASAAKYKIHKHKDGAFELTLG